The Synergistales bacterium genome has a window encoding:
- a CDS encoding triphosphoribosyl-dephospho-CoA synthase: MPCTVLGALAAAASLREVHTAPKPGLVDRNNPGAHSDMDYALFCRSASALAPFWAGQAECGLEGSGAPEDMALLRARGRAMESAMFSATGGVNTHKGLIFALSLLLYGAGRALRLGSALTPAAVCEGARLPVAGCVERELATLRPGAADDLSHGQRLYLEHGITGIRGEAEAGFPSLMETGVPTLTEALAAGRPLEPALLETLLRLMLRTEDTNVIHRRGMAYWQGPYRRLVERHLAEGDPYRGDSFARLSELDRRFSREGTSPGGAADLLTGTLFVCWCGGLPRPAALAENNNPLSTKRFSCIVSETTL, from the coding sequence ATGCCCTGCACCGTCCTCGGCGCCCTCGCGGCCGCCGCAAGCCTCCGGGAGGTCCACACGGCCCCCAAGCCGGGCCTTGTGGACCGCAACAACCCCGGCGCCCACAGCGATATGGACTACGCCCTCTTCTGCCGCAGCGCCTCCGCGCTGGCGCCCTTCTGGGCGGGCCAGGCGGAATGCGGCCTGGAAGGAAGCGGCGCGCCGGAGGACATGGCGCTCCTGCGCGCCCGCGGGCGGGCCATGGAGTCGGCCATGTTTTCGGCCACCGGGGGCGTGAACACCCACAAGGGGCTGATCTTCGCCCTCTCGCTGCTGCTCTACGGGGCCGGACGGGCGCTGCGTCTGGGGTCGGCGCTCACGCCGGCGGCGGTCTGCGAAGGTGCGCGCCTGCCTGTGGCGGGCTGCGTGGAACGCGAGCTGGCCACGCTCCGCCCGGGGGCTGCCGATGATCTGAGCCACGGCCAGCGTCTCTACCTTGAGCATGGTATCACAGGCATCCGCGGCGAGGCGGAGGCGGGCTTCCCCTCCCTGATGGAAACCGGCGTTCCCACGCTCACGGAGGCCCTGGCGGCAGGACGGCCGCTGGAGCCGGCCCTGCTGGAGACGCTGCTGCGGCTGATGCTGCGCACCGAGGACACCAATGTGATCCACCGGCGGGGCATGGCCTACTGGCAGGGGCCCTACCGGCGGCTGGTGGAGCGCCATCTGGCCGAGGGCGATCCCTACCGCGGCGACAGCTTCGCCAGGCTGTCGGAGCTGGACCGGCGCTTCTCCCGGGAGGGCACCAGCCCGGGCGGCGCCGCCGATCTGCTGACGGGCACGCTCTTTGTCTGCTGGTGCGGCGGGCTGCCCCGGCCGGCGGCTCTGGCGGAAAACAACAACCCCTTGTCAACAAAACGGTTTTCTTGTATCGTATCAGAAACTACCTTGTAG